In Lycium ferocissimum isolate CSIRO_LF1 chromosome 11, AGI_CSIRO_Lferr_CH_V1, whole genome shotgun sequence, a single genomic region encodes these proteins:
- the LOC132037931 gene encoding protein FAR1-RELATED SEQUENCE 2-like isoform X2, whose amino-acid sequence MNDCVNANNSVKSASVSNFSFSQCNHNVDEEIQRCSMAKSSKRKKVQKKRKVQSNVEVLSTGIQDSSLQMDQSNSKLPTHEDAFLAQRHVQGMNPGPRMETIDGYYVPHQSVHALGPLSSLSMLQDSYYSNHQASQNVLGNLNYILDHGGHYSAQSIQGLLQGQLSFRAPLLHTSFDIQGNSSDMDNSTSVTGKHMQD is encoded by the exons ATGAACGATTGTGTCAATGCAAATAACTCTGTGAAGAGTGCTTCAGTCTCTAACTTTTCATTTTCTCAATGCAATCATAACGTTGATGAAGAGATTCAACGTTGCAGTATGGCAAAGtcctcaaagagaaagaaagtacaGAAGAAGCGCAAG GTTCAATCTAATGTTGAAGTACTATCTACCGGTATCCAAGATAGCAGCCTGCAGATG GATCAATCAAACTCAAAACTACCAACTCATGAAGATGCTTTCCTTGCTCAGAGGCACGTACAAGGAATG AATCCAGGCCCCAGAATGGAAACTATTGACGGATACTATGTTCCTCATCAGAGCGTTCATGCATTG GGTCCGTTGAGTTCTCTATCTATGTTACAAGATAGCTATTACAGCAATCATCAAGCCTCACAAAACGTTCTG GGAAACTTGAATTATATATTAGACCATGGCGGTCATTACTCTGCTCAAAGTATTCAAGGACTG TTGCAGGGACAACTTAGCTTCAGAGCGCCACTACTGCATACTTCTTTTGACATTCAGGGAAATTCATCTGATATG GACAATTCAACCAGTGTCACAGGAAAACATATGCAGGATTAG
- the LOC132037931 gene encoding protein FAR-RED IMPAIRED RESPONSE 1-like isoform X4 has translation MNDCVNANNSVKSASVSNFSFSQCNHNVDEEIQRCSMAKSSKRKKVQKKRKDQSNSKLPTHEDAFLAQRHVQGMNPGPRMETIDGYYVPHQSVHALGPLSSLSMLQDSYYSNHQASQNVLGNLNYILDHGGHYSAQSIQGLLQGQLSFRAPLLHTSFDIQGNSSDMDNSTSVTGKHMQD, from the exons ATGAACGATTGTGTCAATGCAAATAACTCTGTGAAGAGTGCTTCAGTCTCTAACTTTTCATTTTCTCAATGCAATCATAACGTTGATGAAGAGATTCAACGTTGCAGTATGGCAAAGtcctcaaagagaaagaaagtacaGAAGAAGCGCAAG GATCAATCAAACTCAAAACTACCAACTCATGAAGATGCTTTCCTTGCTCAGAGGCACGTACAAGGAATG AATCCAGGCCCCAGAATGGAAACTATTGACGGATACTATGTTCCTCATCAGAGCGTTCATGCATTG GGTCCGTTGAGTTCTCTATCTATGTTACAAGATAGCTATTACAGCAATCATCAAGCCTCACAAAACGTTCTG GGAAACTTGAATTATATATTAGACCATGGCGGTCATTACTCTGCTCAAAGTATTCAAGGACTG TTGCAGGGACAACTTAGCTTCAGAGCGCCACTACTGCATACTTCTTTTGACATTCAGGGAAATTCATCTGATATG GACAATTCAACCAGTGTCACAGGAAAACATATGCAGGATTAG
- the LOC132037931 gene encoding protein FAR-RED IMPAIRED RESPONSE 1-like isoform X3 — protein MNDCVNANNSVKSASVSNFSFSQCNHNVDEEIQRCSMAKSSKRKKVQKKRKYCRFNLMLKYYLPVSKIAACRWINQTQNYQLMKMLSLLRGTYKNPGPRMETIDGYYVPHQSVHALGPLSSLSMLQDSYYSNHQASQNVLGNLNYILDHGGHYSAQSIQGLGQLSFRAPLLHTSFDIQGNSSDMDNSTSVTGKHMQD, from the exons ATGAACGATTGTGTCAATGCAAATAACTCTGTGAAGAGTGCTTCAGTCTCTAACTTTTCATTTTCTCAATGCAATCATAACGTTGATGAAGAGATTCAACGTTGCAGTATGGCAAAGtcctcaaagagaaagaaagtacaGAAGAAGCGCAAG TATTGTAGGTTCAATCTAATGTTGAAGTACTATCTACCGGTATCCAAGATAGCAGCCTGCAGATG GATCAATCAAACTCAAAACTACCAACTCATGAAGATGCTTTCCTTGCTCAGAGGCACGTACA AGAATCCAGGCCCCAGAATGGAAACTATTGACGGATACTATGTTCCTCATCAGAGCGTTCATGCATTG GGTCCGTTGAGTTCTCTATCTATGTTACAAGATAGCTATTACAGCAATCATCAAGCCTCACAAAACGTTCTG GGAAACTTGAATTATATATTAGACCATGGCGGTCATTACTCTGCTCAAAGTATTCAAGGACTG GGACAACTTAGCTTCAGAGCGCCACTACTGCATACTTCTTTTGACATTCAGGGAAATTCATCTGATATG GACAATTCAACCAGTGTCACAGGAAAACATATGCAGGATTAG
- the LOC132037931 gene encoding protein FAR-RED IMPAIRED RESPONSE 1-like isoform X1 — protein sequence MNDCVNANNSVKSASVSNFSFSQCNHNVDEEIQRCSMAKSSKRKKVQKKRKYCRFNLMLKYYLPVSKIAACRWINQTQNYQLMKMLSLLRGTYKNPGPRMETIDGYYVPHQSVHALGPLSSLSMLQDSYYSNHQASQNVLGNLNYILDHGGHYSAQSIQGLLQGQLSFRAPLLHTSFDIQGNSSDMDNSTSVTGKHMQD from the exons ATGAACGATTGTGTCAATGCAAATAACTCTGTGAAGAGTGCTTCAGTCTCTAACTTTTCATTTTCTCAATGCAATCATAACGTTGATGAAGAGATTCAACGTTGCAGTATGGCAAAGtcctcaaagagaaagaaagtacaGAAGAAGCGCAAG TATTGTAGGTTCAATCTAATGTTGAAGTACTATCTACCGGTATCCAAGATAGCAGCCTGCAGATG GATCAATCAAACTCAAAACTACCAACTCATGAAGATGCTTTCCTTGCTCAGAGGCACGTACA AGAATCCAGGCCCCAGAATGGAAACTATTGACGGATACTATGTTCCTCATCAGAGCGTTCATGCATTG GGTCCGTTGAGTTCTCTATCTATGTTACAAGATAGCTATTACAGCAATCATCAAGCCTCACAAAACGTTCTG GGAAACTTGAATTATATATTAGACCATGGCGGTCATTACTCTGCTCAAAGTATTCAAGGACTG TTGCAGGGACAACTTAGCTTCAGAGCGCCACTACTGCATACTTCTTTTGACATTCAGGGAAATTCATCTGATATG GACAATTCAACCAGTGTCACAGGAAAACATATGCAGGATTAG